From the Pedobacter cryoconitis genome, one window contains:
- a CDS encoding AAA family ATPase produces MRIKQLNLKNGYKRFHDLTIDLGDNPKRIIALIGPNGCGKSSVLDGMLFHQNAYHTIGIHRSKGPQYHSLHGSDDFDYKNIEITFTDGNYQDIRTAKAQTGTVGTMFVIRSPYRYNSNLNVKEAIAVDAIKNNSYGAQYASDLDDKMEQNYRRLNIAFNQYMMENDVKPSQAKAKIIGDLNASLTTCLDLQIDNIGNIESGQGTIYFRKKDQDKPFEFNVLSSGEKEVVDILLDLYLRKDDYHDSIFLIDEPELHINTSIQRKLLIEINKLIGQNCQIWITTHSIGFIRALQDDLKNECQIVQFGKDIKWASEPQVLYPMKNTRANWSRIFETAIDDLTGLVSPKQLVYCEGIGKPGLSGTEKGMDAQVFNNIFNDKYHDTLFISSGGNTELDQRSEIAIAILTKVFSDIEILVFKDRDSSSGKKTSLEDRDIYLQNNPDNHRMMKRWEIENYLFDKEVLTCYCSENNKVFNETDYDKQITDIKNQDVKSLVNHIRNFCGINTSINADKFKITLSSYLRSEMDVYKELEDCIFKKYNN; encoded by the coding sequence ATGAGAATTAAACAACTAAATTTAAAAAACGGATACAAAAGATTTCATGATCTAACTATCGACCTAGGCGATAACCCTAAACGAATTATCGCTCTTATAGGACCTAATGGCTGTGGAAAGAGTAGTGTTCTTGACGGTATGCTATTTCATCAAAATGCATATCATACTATTGGGATTCATAGGTCTAAAGGGCCACAATACCATTCTCTTCATGGTTCTGATGATTTTGATTATAAGAATATTGAAATTACATTCACGGATGGAAATTACCAAGATATTAGAACTGCCAAAGCACAAACAGGAACCGTTGGTACTATGTTTGTAATTAGGAGCCCGTATCGATATAACAGTAATCTAAACGTTAAAGAAGCGATAGCCGTTGATGCCATTAAAAATAATAGCTACGGGGCGCAGTATGCATCCGATTTGGATGATAAAATGGAGCAGAATTATCGCCGTCTAAATATTGCATTTAACCAGTATATGATGGAAAATGATGTTAAACCTTCTCAAGCTAAGGCGAAAATCATCGGTGACCTCAATGCCTCTTTGACAACTTGCTTGGATTTGCAGATTGACAATATTGGAAATATCGAATCCGGCCAAGGAACAATATATTTCAGAAAGAAGGATCAGGATAAACCATTTGAATTTAACGTACTCTCGTCAGGAGAAAAGGAAGTGGTTGATATCTTACTCGACCTATATCTAAGAAAAGATGATTACCATGACTCCATTTTTCTCATAGACGAACCGGAACTTCATATTAACACTTCTATACAGCGGAAGCTACTTATTGAAATCAATAAGCTCATTGGGCAAAACTGCCAGATTTGGATAACGACCCATAGCATAGGATTTATAAGGGCTTTACAAGATGATTTAAAGAATGAATGCCAAATTGTACAATTCGGAAAAGATATAAAGTGGGCGTCTGAACCACAGGTATTATATCCAATGAAAAACACAAGGGCGAACTGGTCGCGTATATTTGAAACTGCAATAGACGATCTCACCGGACTAGTTAGTCCAAAACAACTTGTTTATTGTGAAGGAATTGGCAAACCAGGATTAAGTGGAACTGAAAAAGGAATGGACGCTCAGGTTTTCAACAATATCTTTAACGATAAATATCATGATACTCTGTTTATATCTAGTGGTGGAAATACTGAATTAGATCAACGAAGTGAAATTGCTATCGCAATTTTGACTAAAGTATTTTCAGATATCGAAATTCTTGTTTTCAAAGATCGTGATTCTTCTTCGGGTAAAAAAACTAGCTTAGAAGACCGAGATATTTATTTGCAAAACAACCCAGATAATCACCGGATGATGAAACGATGGGAAATTGAAAACTATCTTTTTGATAAGGAAGTATTAACGTGCTATTGCTCTGAAAACAACAAAGTTTTCAATGAAACTGATTATGATAAACAAATTACTGATATTAAAAACCAAGATGTTAAAAGTTTGGTCAATCATATTCGAAATTTTTGTGG